One genomic window of Phoenix dactylifera cultivar Barhee BC4 chromosome 6, palm_55x_up_171113_PBpolish2nd_filt_p, whole genome shotgun sequence includes the following:
- the LOC103707617 gene encoding LOW QUALITY PROTEIN: plant-specific TFIIB-related protein PTF2 (The sequence of the model RefSeq protein was modified relative to this genomic sequence to represent the inferred CDS: deleted 1 base in 1 codon), whose translation MDVCGSCGEGRVVVDPDSGARVCGSCGRVLSSDDFRHQTFTSDGVPTGSLMLSVGVFSHRDRRLLRARTLLADLAARLGLSPARAAEAAALASDVTEGALGDGQWFTVLAAACAYLVMRRHRLPLSLAEAAAAVGSEVHDLGRMAGRVTHHLRLPPLPEFDAVHSLERTVRTSPSFAGIEREKAEQIIGQGCFLLQCATKWFLTTGRQPLPMVAAVAAFVAEVNGVKAGIEDIAKEIYAGVATSKRRLKELMETLVDVARSLLPWGADVTVKNLVQNAPLLIRIMEVKSKSRSVEGSEEEGLGFDLGDLLNAYHSNPREDSDSKYFNNIGHEEGGHEVMSCVELENLKGLGGMPFECLQKCLGENGYLKEKGELGKDQGKKRRIAGLDSEALIDSWEGRWDSDKKLTLEQVLQRDVGYDALPPSFVTGVKTRKWRKEKIKAAKHRINEVMKPPSSSADSGGKEEDSVLEQMIGRKGGRGRRKRVKNGGLDWEDCIIELLLLHGVKEDEIEQGHYNTLLALHVFNSSSTQRQTGPENSRVGDCW comes from the exons GGGTGGTCGTGGACCCGGACTCCGGCGCCCGCGTCTGTGGTTCGTGCGGCCGCGTGCTCTCCTCCGATGACTTCcgccaccagaccttcacctccGACGGCGTCCCCACCGGCTCCCTCATGCTCTCCGTCGGAGTCTTCAGCCACCGCGACCGCCGCCTACTCCGCGCCCGCACCCTCCTTGCCGACCTCGCCGCCCGCCTCGGCCTCTCCCCCGCCCGCGCCGCCGAGGCCGCCGCCCTCGCCTCCGATGTCACCGAAGGCGCGCTCGGCGACGGCCAGTGGTTCACCGTCCTTGCCGCCGCTTGTGCCTACCTCGTCATGCGCCGCCATcgcctccccctctccctcgccgaggccgccgccgccgtcggcTCCGAAGTTCACGACCTCGGCCGGATGGCCGGCCGCGTCACCCACCACCTCCGCCTTCCCCCGCTTCCGGAGTTCGACGCCGTCCACTCCCTCGAGCGCACTGTCCGCACCTCCCCCAGCTTCGCCGGGATCGAGAGGGAAAAGGCCGAGCAGATCATCGGCCAGGGGTGCTTCCTCCTCCAGTGCGCCACCAAGTGGTTCCTCACCACTGGGCGGCAGCCACTCCCGATGGTCGCCGCCGTAGCGGCGTTTGTGGCGGAGGTGAACGGGGTGAAGGCCGGGATTGAGGACATTGCCAAGGAGATCTACGCCGGGGTCGCCACCAGCAAGCGCCGGCTCAAGGAGCTCATGGAGACCCTCGTCGATGTCGCAAGGTCCTTGCTTCCCTGGGGCGCAGACGTCACCGTCAAGAACCTAGTGCAAAATGCGCCCCTTTTGATCCGGATCATGGAGGTGAAGTCCAAATCCAGATCGGTGGAAGGGTCGGAGGAGGAGGGCCTTGGATTCGATTTGGGTGATCTCCTGAATGCCTATCATTCAAACCCGAGGGAGGATAGTGATTCCAAGTATTTCAACAATATAGGTCATGAAGAGGGTGGTCATGAGGTGATGAGCTGCGTTGAGTTGGAGAACCTAAAAGGTCTCGGGGGAATGCCTTTTGAATGCTTACAAAAATGTCTTGGAGAGAAT GGCTATCTTAAGGAAAAGGGAGAGCTTGGGAAGGACcaggggaagaagaggaggatagcTGGATTGGATTCGGAGGCATTAATTGATTCGTGGGAGGGAAGATGGGATTCCGACAAGAAGCTGACGCTTGAGCAAGTATTACAGCGTGATGTCGGTTATGATGCTCTGCCTCCATCTTTTGTTACTGGTGTCAAAACCAGGAAATGGAGAAAAGAGAAGATAAAAGCTGCTAAGCATCGGATTAATGAGGTTATGAAGCCTCCATCATCCTCTGCCGATTCGGGTGGGAAGGAAGAGGATTCTGTTTTGGAGCAGATGATAGGTAGGaagggggggagggggaggaggaagagagttaAAAATGGTGGTCTTGATTGGGAGGACTGCATAATTGAACTTTTACTTCTCCATGGAGTTAAAGAGGATGAAATAGAGCAAGGCCACTATAATACGTTGCTGGCCTTGCATGTTTTCAATTCCTCGAGTACTCAGAGACAAACAGGACCAGAAAATTCCAGGGTTGGGGACTGCTGGTGA